In one Flammeovirga yaeyamensis genomic region, the following are encoded:
- a CDS encoding T9SS type A sorting domain-containing protein, with amino-acid sequence MKIFLPFALILFCITVSNAQPIIGPDHSEIFPDEEIDQTIGENEYMDLTTGSYNYNENGEKSITLEENSILFIRSGVTLEVSKLSVKKTAVLYVERGATVIINKDFIYESTGESEIHSLYFYAKYKIQIDKDEYKLGGTGRITYTGSDYTVSSSGTSICIGTEDPEFYDPDHDDFGDSGVEACNTNGNTAQYIADLPVEMIFFESVINNNIVTLNWATAAEQDASHFTILRSTDKMNWEEIGEVEAGGNTNFRQDYSFVDAPETSSSVLYYKLQQFDYDGKNESFGPLTVNLIAVNTMSAQVFPNPTKDKLNLSVGGLILGDQLSISVIDKLGKAVYQEHQDVSGNSLIYNVHQITDLNPGHYLLILTSGSQKITTRFIKQ; translated from the coding sequence ATGAAAATCTTCTTACCCTTCGCCCTTATACTATTTTGTATAACTGTTTCTAATGCACAGCCAATTATTGGTCCTGACCATTCTGAAATATTTCCTGATGAGGAAATTGATCAAACAATTGGTGAAAATGAATACATGGACTTAACCACGGGGTCTTATAATTATAATGAGAATGGTGAAAAAAGTATCACCTTAGAAGAAAATAGTATACTATTTATTCGATCTGGTGTAACCTTAGAAGTGAGTAAATTGTCTGTTAAAAAGACCGCTGTTCTTTATGTTGAAAGGGGAGCAACGGTGATTATTAATAAAGATTTTATTTACGAATCAACAGGTGAAAGCGAAATACATTCGCTTTATTTTTATGCTAAATATAAGATACAAATTGATAAAGATGAGTATAAACTTGGAGGTACTGGAAGGATCACATACACCGGATCAGATTACACTGTTTCATCATCGGGAACATCAATATGTATTGGCACAGAAGATCCCGAATTTTATGATCCTGATCATGATGACTTTGGAGATAGTGGCGTTGAGGCATGTAACACCAATGGTAATACAGCCCAATATATTGCTGACTTACCGGTCGAAATGATCTTCTTCGAATCAGTAATCAATAATAATATAGTTACTCTAAATTGGGCAACAGCAGCAGAACAAGATGCCTCTCATTTTACCATTTTAAGATCAACAGATAAAATGAATTGGGAAGAAATTGGAGAAGTTGAAGCAGGAGGGAATACTAATTTTAGACAAGATTATTCGTTTGTTGATGCTCCAGAAACATCCTCAAGTGTCTTGTATTACAAATTACAACAGTTTGATTATGACGGAAAAAATGAATCGTTTGGTCCATTAACTGTAAATTTGATCGCAGTAAATACAATGTCAGCACAAGTTTTTCCTAACCCTACCAAAGATAAACTCAATCTTTCTGTAGGCGGATTAATATTGGGTGATCAATTGTCAATTTCTGTGATTGACAAATTAGGAAAGGCAGTGTATCAAGAACATCAAGATGTTAGTGGGAATAGTTTAATCTATAATGTACATCAGATTACAGATTTAAACCCGGGACATTATCTTTTAATATTGACATCAGGATCACAAAAAATTACGACTAGGTTTATTAAACAATAG
- a CDS encoding T9SS type A sorting domain-containing protein produces MKYYLSIALTFLCLSFTNAQPLLVGYTEITPDTNNDQTLNTNEYMEFTSGSFDYGDKSITLDNNSIVIIRSGVTLDLKNLSVKSTAILYVERGATVTVDEDFIVTDTGEAEVHSLYFILKSKIEAKDGGTVTGTGRLTYQGSSYEVDGGSSVCIGTGDPEFYDPDHASYGTSGTVPCDQNGNSAQFIADLPVEMIFFESNVSNGNVNLNWATATEVNASHFVVMRSTDKTNWEEIGYVEAGGNTNFRQDYSYTDSPVSSSGIYYYKLQQFDYDGQSEFFGPLTVSLNLSNGFSAQVHPNPTTSSLNLSIEGLHEGNQLSIAVIDKLGKAVYQENKEVGGNSLIYNVHQITDLNPGHYLLILTSGSQKITTRFIKQ; encoded by the coding sequence ATGAAGTACTATCTATCTATTGCACTAACCTTTCTGTGCCTAAGTTTTACGAATGCACAACCTTTACTTGTTGGGTATACTGAAATTACTCCAGATACAAATAATGATCAAACTCTGAATACCAATGAGTACATGGAGTTTACATCTGGAAGTTTTGATTATGGAGATAAAAGTATTACCCTTGATAATAATAGTATTGTTATCATACGTTCTGGAGTTACCTTAGATCTAAAAAACTTATCTGTAAAATCAACAGCAATTTTGTATGTCGAAAGAGGGGCTACAGTAACTGTCGATGAAGATTTTATTGTGACAGATACAGGTGAAGCCGAGGTGCACTCTCTTTATTTTATACTTAAATCCAAAATAGAAGCCAAAGATGGGGGAACTGTAACTGGTACTGGTAGGTTAACCTATCAAGGCAGTAGTTACGAAGTTGATGGAGGATCTTCTGTTTGTATAGGAACCGGAGATCCAGAATTTTACGATCCAGATCATGCTAGTTATGGTACAAGTGGTACTGTACCATGTGATCAAAATGGGAATTCAGCACAATTTATAGCTGATCTACCTGTTGAGATGATCTTTTTTGAATCCAATGTAAGCAATGGGAATGTAAATCTAAATTGGGCAACAGCGACAGAAGTTAACGCTTCACATTTCGTTGTTATGAGATCTACAGATAAAACCAATTGGGAAGAAATTGGATATGTTGAAGCTGGAGGCAATACAAACTTCAGACAAGATTATTCTTATACAGATTCACCTGTTTCATCTTCTGGTATTTATTATTATAAATTGCAACAATTTGATTATGATGGTCAAAGTGAGTTCTTTGGTCCGTTAACTGTAAGTTTGAATCTTAGTAATGGTTTTTCAGCACAAGTACATCCAAATCCTACAACTTCTAGTTTAAATTTATCTATTGAGGGATTACATGAAGGAAATCAATTATCGATAGCTGTAATTGATAAATTAGGGAAAGCTGTTTATCAAGAAAATAAAGAAGTAGGGGGGAATAGTTTGATCTATAATGTACATCAGATTACAGATTTAAACCCGGGACATTATCTTTTAATATTGACATCAGGATCACAAAAAATTACGACTAGGTTTATTAAACAATAA
- a CDS encoding L-dopachrome tautomerase-related protein gives MNRLIVLFLFSFLFFGCSEEQNKIPTLVANFKGQQVTGVTVSNEGRVFANFPRWRKGVMYSVLEVDENGSSIPYPSKEWNNWKIGMPMTDSLFIAVQSVVAFDNELYVLDTRNPLFQGVIGAPKIFVFDLTTNELKRTYPLSVGTYHPESYVNDLRVDKKNNKAYFTDSGHAGLIVLDLASGNCKRVLDNHFSTTAEADHLTFGATEWKNTVHSDGIALDLKNDMLYFHSLTGYSLYRIPTNSLINKTNEEIEADVEFVMKTPAPDGMIIDEKGQLYLADLEHDKIMKINLKNHAMSTFVKGNQVKWADTFSIYNKHLYYTNSRINEAGEDVEEIEFSIYKVAL, from the coding sequence ATGAATCGATTAATAGTTCTTTTCCTTTTTTCTTTTCTGTTTTTTGGTTGTTCTGAAGAACAAAATAAAATACCCACTTTAGTTGCAAACTTTAAGGGACAACAAGTTACAGGTGTTACTGTTTCTAATGAAGGAAGAGTTTTTGCTAATTTTCCCCGTTGGAGAAAAGGAGTCATGTACTCTGTGTTAGAAGTAGATGAAAATGGATCTTCAATTCCTTACCCTTCTAAAGAGTGGAATAATTGGAAAATAGGAATGCCCATGACGGATTCTTTATTTATAGCAGTGCAGTCGGTAGTTGCTTTTGATAATGAATTATATGTATTGGATACTAGAAACCCATTGTTTCAAGGAGTTATTGGTGCTCCTAAAATCTTTGTGTTCGATTTAACGACCAACGAGTTAAAAAGAACTTATCCTCTTTCAGTGGGTACTTATCATCCAGAATCTTATGTAAACGATTTAAGGGTAGATAAGAAAAACAATAAAGCCTACTTTACAGATTCTGGCCACGCAGGGTTAATCGTACTTGATTTAGCATCGGGAAATTGTAAAAGAGTATTAGATAATCACTTCTCTACAACAGCAGAGGCAGATCATTTAACTTTTGGGGCGACTGAATGGAAAAATACAGTGCATTCTGATGGTATCGCTTTGGATCTCAAAAATGATATGCTCTACTTCCATTCTTTAACGGGATACAGCTTATATCGTATACCTACCAATTCTTTGATAAATAAAACGAATGAAGAAATAGAAGCAGATGTTGAATTTGTGATGAAAACACCGGCTCCTGATGGTATGATTATCGACGAAAAAGGACAATTATATTTAGCCGATTTAGAGCATGATAAGATTATGAAAATCAATTTAAAAAATCATGCAATGTCTACATTTGTAAAAGGAAATCAAGTGAAATGGGCCGATACATTTAGTATCTACAATAAGCATCTCTATTATACCAATTCTAGAATTAATGAAGCAGGTGAGGATGTGGAAGAAATAGAGTTTAGTATCTATAAAGTAGCTCTTTAA
- a CDS encoding T9SS type A sorting domain-containing protein, protein MKRSLLLIITLLITVIINAQPVTTGHSRVNPDPNNDQSLYTNEYMDLTTGSYDYNNNGKTITLDNNSILIVRAGVTLEVKDLYLKETSILYIERGATIIIQETFEAKSTGMNEIHSLYFYVNDKLQSDDASYILGGNGRITFSGSSFEVENGSTVCIGTEDPEFYDPDHANFGLSPTEPCNRNGDSDRFTTDLPVEMISFESSIENHNVILNWATASEINASHFVVFRSTDKENWEEIGEVEAGGNTNFRQDYSFTDIPNASSNVVYYKLEQFDYDGKSETFGPLAVSFRSINLMSAQVYPNPVRDQLNLSITGLQLGNEMTISLMDKMGKVIHQEYKKLNGSSLIYNVDETVDLVPGNYLLIITSGSEKITKRFIKQ, encoded by the coding sequence ATGAAAAGAAGTCTACTATTAATAATAACCCTACTAATTACTGTAATTATTAACGCACAGCCTGTAACTACAGGACACTCTCGAGTAAATCCCGATCCTAACAATGATCAATCTTTATATACAAATGAATATATGGACTTAACAACGGGGAGTTACGATTATAATAATAATGGCAAAACCATCACTTTAGATAATAACAGTATTCTTATTGTTAGAGCAGGTGTAACTCTTGAAGTGAAAGACCTGTATTTAAAAGAAACATCAATTTTATATATCGAAAGAGGAGCTACAATTATCATTCAGGAAACATTTGAAGCAAAATCAACTGGTATGAACGAAATCCACTCTTTGTATTTTTATGTAAATGATAAACTTCAAAGTGATGATGCTAGTTATATCTTAGGAGGTAATGGTAGAATTACCTTTTCAGGGTCAAGTTTTGAGGTGGAAAACGGATCTACAGTTTGTATTGGTACAGAAGATCCAGAGTTTTACGACCCTGACCATGCGAATTTTGGTTTATCTCCTACAGAACCATGTAACAGAAATGGTGATTCAGATCGTTTCACAACAGATTTACCTGTAGAAATGATCTCTTTTGAATCTTCAATCGAAAATCATAATGTCATTTTAAATTGGGCGACAGCATCAGAAATTAATGCTTCACATTTTGTGGTTTTTAGATCAACGGATAAGGAAAATTGGGAAGAAATAGGTGAAGTAGAAGCGGGTGGTAATACTAATTTTAGACAAGATTATTCTTTTACAGATATTCCCAATGCATCATCAAATGTTGTTTATTATAAATTAGAACAATTTGATTATGATGGGAAAAGTGAAACATTTGGTCCTTTAGCAGTTAGCTTTAGATCGATTAATCTAATGTCAGCACAAGTTTATCCTAATCCTGTAAGGGATCAATTAAATCTTTCGATTACTGGATTACAATTGGGAAATGAAATGACTATCTCATTAATGGATAAAATGGGTAAGGTTATACATCAAGAATATAAAAAATTAAACGGTAGTAGTTTGATTTACAATGTGGATGAAACAGTTGATTTAGTGCCTGGCAACTATCTTTTGATTATTACTTCAGGATCAGAAAAAATTACGAAAAGGTTTATTAAACAGTAA